From one Shewanella sp. GD04112 genomic stretch:
- a CDS encoding coniferyl aldehyde dehydrogenase: protein MNMATDPAKISPLTELLQRQRASYLAAPNPDYAIRKERLLRLKAALLKFQQPLVEALSQDYGHRSVDDSLISDIMPVVNNINYSLKNLKKWLKPSRRHAGILLAPAQVKVHYQPLGVIGIIVPWNFPVMLSIGPLVTAIAAGNHAMLKLSEFTPATNSVIKQLLAEVFEESHVAVVEGEADVAAQFSALPFDHLLFTGSTTVGRHVMRAAANNLTPVTLELGGKSPVIIAPDMPLEIAVERMIYGKCLNAGQICVAPDYVLCPKAKVAEFIQAYQTKFQAMYGAITHNKDYGSIINARQFERLLTVLEDAKAKGAKIIPASNDVIDSQHRKLATQLITDTTEDMLLMQEEIFGPLLPVIGYDNLDEAISYVNHRARPLALYVMSFDEASQQKILKQTHSGGVCINETVFHVAADDAPFGGIGPSGMGHYHGKEGFLTFSHTKTVLSRGRFNTGKFVHPPYGTFIQRMLMKLFLR, encoded by the coding sequence ATGAATATGGCAACAGACCCAGCAAAAATCTCGCCACTTACCGAGTTACTCCAGCGCCAACGTGCAAGTTACTTGGCAGCCCCGAATCCCGATTACGCTATCCGTAAAGAGCGCTTACTACGCCTTAAGGCCGCCTTGCTGAAATTCCAACAGCCGCTCGTCGAGGCGCTGTCACAGGACTATGGCCACAGATCGGTCGACGACAGCTTGATTTCCGACATTATGCCCGTGGTCAACAACATCAATTACAGCTTGAAAAACCTAAAGAAATGGCTCAAGCCAAGCCGCCGTCATGCGGGCATCTTACTCGCCCCCGCCCAAGTGAAAGTGCATTATCAGCCACTCGGCGTGATTGGGATAATCGTGCCTTGGAACTTCCCCGTCATGCTCTCCATCGGCCCCTTAGTTACGGCCATCGCCGCAGGCAACCATGCCATGCTCAAACTCTCGGAATTCACTCCCGCGACCAATAGCGTCATCAAGCAATTACTCGCCGAAGTGTTTGAAGAATCCCATGTTGCCGTGGTCGAAGGGGAAGCCGATGTCGCGGCGCAGTTTTCCGCCCTCCCCTTCGATCATCTGCTGTTCACCGGTTCAACCACAGTCGGTCGCCATGTGATGCGCGCCGCCGCTAATAATCTCACGCCAGTGACTCTCGAGCTCGGTGGGAAGTCGCCAGTGATTATCGCCCCCGATATGCCACTTGAGATAGCAGTAGAACGAATGATTTATGGTAAGTGTTTGAATGCTGGACAAATCTGTGTAGCACCTGACTATGTGCTTTGTCCTAAGGCGAAAGTGGCAGAATTTATCCAAGCCTATCAGACGAAATTCCAAGCCATGTATGGCGCCATTACTCATAACAAAGACTACGGTAGCATTATTAATGCCCGTCAGTTTGAGCGTTTGCTAACCGTGCTTGAGGATGCCAAGGCTAAAGGCGCTAAGATAATCCCCGCCTCGAATGACGTGATTGATAGCCAGCATCGTAAACTCGCCACTCAGCTCATTACCGACACCACTGAAGATATGCTATTGATGCAAGAAGAAATCTTTGGCCCACTGCTGCCAGTGATTGGTTATGACAACCTAGATGAGGCCATTAGCTATGTGAACCATCGCGCCCGCCCTTTAGCCCTTTATGTGATGAGCTTTGATGAAGCGAGCCAACAAAAAATCCTCAAGCAAACCCATTCCGGCGGTGTGTGCATCAACGAAACCGTGTTCCATGTGGCGGCCGATGATGCCCCCTTTGGCGGTATCGGTCCATCGGGTATGGGGCATTACCACGGCAAAGAAGGATTCCTCACCTTTAGCCACACTAAAACCGTGCTTAGCCGAGGTCGCTTCAACACGGGTAAGTTTGTCCATCCTCCCTATGGCACTTTTATCCAACGCATGTTGATGAAGCTGTTTTTACGCTAA
- a CDS encoding STAS/SEC14 domain-containing protein, with product MTLLKHGISVGIERYGDDDFFVAFKAVGTLTHQDYEVMVPVLEAALAGVTDPDIYALVDVTELEGWELQAAWDDLKLGVKHVRHFERIAIVGKTTLQEVMAKLANWFTPAEVKFFVDKLDAITWLKDELNDD from the coding sequence ATGACTTTGTTAAAGCATGGTATTTCTGTTGGTATTGAGCGTTATGGCGATGATGATTTTTTTGTTGCCTTTAAAGCGGTTGGTACCTTAACTCATCAAGATTATGAGGTGATGGTGCCGGTGCTTGAGGCCGCGTTAGCAGGGGTTACAGATCCCGATATTTATGCCTTAGTCGATGTGACTGAGCTCGAAGGTTGGGAACTTCAAGCCGCTTGGGACGATCTAAAACTAGGGGTTAAGCATGTTCGTCACTTTGAGCGGATTGCCATAGTCGGTAAAACGACGTTACAGGAGGTGATGGCAAAGCTGGCAAACTGGTTCACTCCGGCCGAGGTTAAGTTTTTTGTCGATAAGCTGGATGCTATTACTTGGCTCAAAGATGAGCTTAACGATGACTAG
- a CDS encoding transporter substrate-binding domain-containing protein yields MSRFRYRLLGLAALIHPQIMQAAELKIGVSLSIPPYVIQESNSGLELELLYQALAVKGHNASIHYLPLARTFHELKEGKLDGIINIKDGMVDKVFYSDVAIRYQNCAISLDDKDFTINSVKDLDGKKVVAFQRASILLGEEFTQMAKTNPSYQEQARQIQQVYMLMKHRADVVVMDKNIFKYYLKQAFIEGKLTEAEIKQVAICNRIFPPTEYKFAFLNEQIRDDFNQGLKQITEDGTLNALQEKYRRLVSLDNEAEAANTLLDHSVLKHDPL; encoded by the coding sequence ATGTCCCGGTTTCGTTACCGATTGTTGGGCTTAGCCGCCCTAATACATCCCCAAATAATGCAGGCGGCGGAGCTGAAAATTGGTGTAAGCCTGTCTATTCCCCCCTATGTCATCCAAGAATCCAACAGCGGTTTAGAGCTTGAATTGTTATATCAAGCATTAGCCGTTAAAGGTCACAACGCCAGCATTCATTACCTGCCCTTGGCCCGTACTTTCCATGAGCTCAAGGAAGGCAAACTCGACGGCATTATCAACATTAAAGACGGCATGGTTGATAAAGTCTTTTACTCCGATGTCGCCATCCGCTACCAAAACTGCGCCATCAGCCTCGATGATAAAGATTTCACTATCAATAGCGTTAAAGACTTAGACGGTAAGAAGGTGGTGGCCTTTCAACGCGCTTCGATATTGCTTGGGGAAGAATTTACCCAAATGGCGAAAACCAATCCCAGTTATCAGGAACAGGCCAGACAGATACAACAGGTGTATATGCTGATGAAGCACAGGGCCGATGTCGTGGTGATGGATAAGAATATCTTTAAATACTATCTCAAGCAGGCATTTATCGAGGGGAAATTGACCGAGGCAGAAATCAAGCAAGTGGCTATTTGCAATCGTATTTTCCCACCTACAGAATATAAATTTGCCTTCTTAAATGAACAAATTCGTGATGACTTTAATCAAGGATTAAAGCAGATCACCGAAGATGGAACACTGAACGCGCTACAGGAAAAATATCGACGTTTAGTGTCCCTAGATAATGAGGCCGAGGCGGCTAATACCCTGCTGGATCATTCAGTGTTAAAGCATGATCCGCTCTGA
- a CDS encoding universal stress protein produces MRTQEVLCPTDFSATAAHALKYAVEMANLYQVDIRLLHVVSPARSAHFYGVAVETPATLEQQLAEFVEQKMQSLQQDMQQGLKSGLSIKPVIRHGDASEEILAEATDVGMVVIASHGSTSLMDFLKPHVSQDVVRLAKCPVLVVK; encoded by the coding sequence ATGCGTACTCAAGAAGTGTTATGCCCGACGGACTTTTCGGCAACTGCCGCCCACGCTCTTAAATATGCGGTTGAAATGGCAAATCTTTATCAGGTGGATATCCGCTTACTGCATGTCGTTAGCCCAGCACGAAGCGCCCACTTTTACGGTGTGGCAGTGGAGACGCCTGCGACGTTAGAGCAACAGCTCGCTGAATTTGTTGAACAAAAAATGCAAAGCCTACAGCAGGATATGCAACAGGGATTAAAGTCAGGCCTTAGTATCAAACCCGTCATTCGCCATGGTGATGCCAGTGAAGAAATTCTCGCCGAAGCCACCGATGTGGGCATGGTGGTCATTGCCAGCCATGGTAGCACTAGCTTAATGGACTTTTTAAAACCCCATGTGAGTCAAGATGTGGTGCGACTCGCTAAGTGTCCGGTACTCGTCGTTAAGTAG
- a CDS encoding FAD-dependent oxidoreductase, translated as MKERGFWFDTEPQLNQRAVLPPLEQDITADVAIIGAGYSGLWTAYYLKQYQPNLSVVILEAEYIGQGASGRNGGWLMGSFSGDVAYLNRLEGEQRLIAKAIIQETISEVATVCAKHHIDCDLHHGGNLRVAARYPEQLANIKAELAQWRADGFGEEDIRWLDKTELDKQVSMAEGQAALFTPHCARIHPAKLVCGLADLVQSLGVKIYERTSVNHMAHLGDALTQLQTPQGNVRAAIVVPAVEGYLRQLSGLGRFTLPVQSLLIATEPLTNVTWDAIGLANRATFSDASRIVTYGQRSPDNRLIFGARGGYGFGAKIRTEFGFDPKLFNGKFPVNQSPPQCAFEGEFGFRYQLLLALFPQLKGVQITHGWGGTLALARRFAPHAIFDQSLGLGLIGGYGGEGVGAANLFARTLVDLILGRDTQLASMPWAFNASVQQVLAPWEREPLPWLAYHGMNKIFAWEDRLYSQPKSAAWQKGLAKRLANRLEGLMS; from the coding sequence GTGAAAGAGCGCGGATTTTGGTTCGACACTGAGCCTCAGTTAAATCAACGAGCCGTTTTACCACCCTTAGAGCAGGATATCACCGCCGATGTTGCCATTATCGGTGCGGGGTATTCCGGGCTTTGGACGGCTTATTATCTAAAGCAATACCAGCCAAATCTGTCTGTGGTTATCCTTGAGGCCGAATACATAGGCCAAGGTGCATCCGGCCGCAATGGCGGTTGGTTGATGGGCAGTTTCAGTGGCGATGTGGCCTATCTTAATCGGCTCGAGGGCGAGCAGCGCCTTATCGCTAAAGCCATTATTCAAGAAACTATTTCTGAAGTGGCCACAGTTTGCGCTAAGCACCATATCGACTGTGATTTACACCATGGCGGTAACTTGCGGGTCGCGGCGCGTTATCCAGAGCAACTCGCTAATATTAAAGCCGAATTAGCGCAGTGGCGCGCAGATGGCTTTGGTGAAGAAGATATACGTTGGCTGGATAAGACCGAGCTCGATAAGCAAGTGTCTATGGCCGAGGGCCAAGCGGCACTTTTTACCCCCCATTGCGCGCGAATACATCCGGCGAAACTCGTCTGTGGCTTGGCTGATCTGGTGCAAAGCTTAGGGGTGAAGATCTACGAGCGCACGTCTGTAAATCACATGGCGCATCTTGGTGATGCACTTACTCAATTACAGACGCCGCAAGGAAATGTTCGTGCGGCGATTGTGGTGCCCGCAGTGGAAGGTTATCTACGTCAGCTCAGTGGGCTGGGGCGATTTACTTTACCAGTGCAGAGTTTACTTATCGCCACCGAGCCGTTAACGAACGTTACATGGGATGCAATTGGCTTGGCTAATCGCGCGACCTTTAGTGATGCCAGCCGTATAGTGACTTACGGTCAGCGTAGCCCTGATAATCGGTTGATATTTGGTGCCCGTGGCGGCTATGGCTTTGGCGCGAAAATACGCACCGAATTTGGTTTTGACCCTAAACTTTTTAATGGGAAATTTCCTGTAAATCAAAGCCCACCTCAGTGTGCTTTCGAGGGCGAATTTGGCTTTCGTTATCAATTATTGTTGGCGTTATTTCCTCAACTTAAGGGCGTACAAATTACCCATGGTTGGGGCGGAACGTTAGCCTTGGCGAGGCGTTTTGCTCCCCATGCCATCTTTGATCAAAGTCTGGGTTTAGGCCTGATTGGCGGCTATGGAGGGGAAGGTGTCGGGGCGGCAAACCTATTTGCCCGCACGCTGGTGGACCTGATATTAGGGCGTGATACACAGCTTGCATCTATGCCTTGGGCGTTTAATGCTTCAGTTCAACAGGTATTAGCACCCTGGGAGCGCGAGCCTTTGCCTTGGCTCGCTTA
- a CDS encoding universal stress protein, which yields MRSGQILWPTDFSETAAHALRYAIEMANLYHAGLKILHVVEQPIGDENYMILAITPEELARSMEEAAATKMQALLEGLKTELPITTLIRRGDPVDQILEEANGKDVGMVVIASHGRTGISHFLHTNVAEAVANGAACPVLVVK from the coding sequence ATGCGTTCAGGTCAAATACTCTGGCCCACAGATTTTTCGGAAACTGCGGCCCATGCGCTACGTTATGCTATTGAAATGGCAAATCTATATCATGCAGGGCTAAAGATATTACACGTTGTTGAGCAACCAATTGGTGACGAGAACTATATGATCTTAGCGATCACGCCTGAGGAACTCGCTAGGAGTATGGAAGAAGCCGCCGCAACCAAGATGCAGGCTTTACTCGAGGGCCTCAAAACCGAATTACCTATTACCACCCTGATTCGCCGTGGCGATCCCGTCGATCAGATTTTAGAAGAGGCCAATGGTAAGGATGTGGGCATGGTGGTGATTGCCAGCCATGGCCGGACGGGAATCTCGCACTTTTTACACACTAATGTCGCCGAGGCCGTTGCCAATGGCGCCGCTTGCCCCGTACTGGTAGTGAAATAG
- a CDS encoding DUF924 domain-containing protein produces MNQMITAEQVLHFWFEEISPKSWWIKDPEFDALIQSRFEDLLKQAKRGELADWRVTPQGRLAEIIVLDQFSRNIYRDTPAAFEADAIALVLAQEAVAQQVDQVLKPKQVPFLFMPYMHSESQLIHQVAVKLFNREAAIANLEFELRHKEIIDRFGRYPHRNKILGRESTTEEIAFLSQPGSSF; encoded by the coding sequence ATGAACCAAATGATTACCGCTGAGCAAGTGCTACATTTCTGGTTTGAGGAAATCTCACCTAAATCTTGGTGGATCAAAGACCCTGAATTTGATGCCTTAATCCAGTCCCGCTTTGAAGACTTACTCAAACAAGCCAAGCGGGGTGAACTTGCCGATTGGCGCGTAACGCCTCAAGGTCGTTTAGCCGAAATCATAGTGCTGGATCAATTCTCCCGAAATATTTATCGCGATACGCCCGCCGCGTTTGAGGCCGATGCCATCGCCCTCGTCCTTGCTCAAGAGGCCGTCGCCCAGCAGGTTGACCAAGTACTTAAGCCAAAACAAGTGCCCTTTTTATTTATGCCCTACATGCATAGCGAGTCGCAGCTTATTCACCAAGTTGCGGTGAAATTGTTCAACCGAGAAGCGGCTATCGCCAATTTAGAATTTGAACTGAGGCACAAGGAGATTATCGACAGATTTGGTCGTTATCCCCATCGAAACAAGATATTAGGCAGAGAATCTACCACAGAAGAAATCGCCTTTTTAAGCCAGCCAGGGTCCTCCTTCTAA
- a CDS encoding winged helix-turn-helix domain-containing protein — translation MPLEAAATQSMSKQHKAFLRKLYLAHLMDDERHNLLSLNKLTGMPRRTLQDSIAAFEDIGIRVEFVQDGNRNNAGYYRIVTWGPISSAWVDTHVDEIAAIIGVNASSETLA, via the coding sequence ATGCCCCTAGAAGCCGCAGCCACTCAATCGATGTCGAAACAGCATAAGGCATTTTTGCGTAAGCTATATTTAGCGCATTTAATGGATGATGAACGACATAACCTATTATCACTCAATAAGTTAACTGGAATGCCGCGGCGCACGCTACAGGATTCTATCGCCGCATTTGAAGATATAGGGATTCGAGTCGAGTTTGTGCAGGACGGCAACCGTAACAATGCGGGTTATTATCGTATCGTTACCTGGGGGCCTATCAGCAGCGCTTGGGTTGATACCCATGTCGATGAAATTGCTGCAATCATTGGTGTTAATGCCTCGAGTGAAACGTTGGCGTGA